Proteins from a single region of Corynebacterium casei LMG S-19264:
- the hutH gene encoding histidine ammonia-lyase, whose protein sequence is MSRHYPETVTVGIGALSIEQVVAVARLGAQVEISEESLAEIGATRDRIEELAKDPTPVYGISTGFGALARRHIPEEMRAQLQLSLVRSHAAGSGPEVETEVIRALMLLRLSTLCTGRTGVRPVVAQTYAAALNAKIHPVVHEYGSLGCSGDLAPLAHCALALLGEGPVRVDDGDVQDAGDALAAAGIEPLVLREKEGLALINGTDGMLGMLCLAITDLRDAAKVADIATAMTVEGLLGTLAVFADDLQQLRPHPGQAASARNIRTVAADSPILEQAFEDFKKTQVQDAYSVRCAPQVAGGFRDTLDHTALVAGRELAAAVDNPVVALDGRVTSNGNFHGAPVAYALDFLAVVTADLASISERRSDRFLDVARSRGLNAFLADDPGVDSGHMIAQYTQAGIVSELKRLATPASADSIPSSAMQEDHVSMGWAAGRKLRKSVDGLQRVLAIEVLTAARAIDQRNAKPAPGTASAIAALRAVTPGPGPDRFLAPEIEEAVQLVQSGKLVEAVEESIGKLA, encoded by the coding sequence ATGTCGCGTCACTACCCAGAGACTGTCACCGTTGGAATCGGTGCGCTGTCTATTGAACAAGTTGTTGCAGTAGCTAGGCTTGGCGCACAGGTTGAGATTTCTGAGGAATCGCTTGCAGAAATTGGTGCAACCCGCGATCGCATTGAAGAGCTAGCTAAGGATCCAACACCTGTATACGGCATCTCCACGGGTTTCGGCGCGTTGGCGCGTCGGCATATCCCGGAGGAAATGCGTGCCCAACTGCAGCTGTCTTTGGTGCGTTCACACGCTGCCGGGTCTGGCCCTGAGGTAGAGACCGAAGTCATCCGCGCGTTGATGCTGCTGCGCCTGTCCACTTTGTGCACGGGACGTACCGGTGTTCGCCCCGTTGTGGCGCAGACCTATGCGGCAGCATTGAACGCAAAGATTCACCCAGTTGTGCATGAGTATGGCTCTTTGGGTTGCTCCGGTGACTTGGCTCCGCTGGCGCACTGCGCGCTGGCGCTATTGGGTGAAGGCCCAGTTCGGGTAGACGATGGCGATGTGCAAGACGCCGGTGATGCGCTCGCGGCAGCGGGTATTGAACCGCTCGTGCTGCGGGAAAAGGAAGGCCTGGCGCTGATCAACGGCACTGACGGCATGTTGGGCATGCTGTGTTTGGCCATTACTGACTTGCGCGATGCCGCCAAGGTCGCTGATATTGCCACCGCCATGACAGTGGAAGGTTTGCTTGGCACCCTGGCCGTGTTTGCCGATGACTTGCAGCAACTGCGCCCGCACCCAGGTCAAGCTGCGTCGGCGCGCAATATCCGCACCGTCGCTGCCGATTCCCCGATTTTGGAGCAGGCCTTCGAGGACTTCAAAAAGACCCAGGTCCAGGATGCATACTCGGTGCGCTGCGCGCCGCAGGTCGCCGGCGGATTCCGTGACACGCTGGACCACACCGCACTGGTCGCTGGCCGTGAGCTAGCAGCGGCAGTGGATAATCCGGTGGTGGCCCTTGATGGGCGCGTGACCTCCAACGGCAACTTCCATGGCGCGCCGGTCGCGTATGCGCTGGACTTTCTCGCCGTGGTCACCGCTGATTTGGCATCTATTTCTGAGCGTCGCTCCGATCGCTTCCTCGATGTTGCGCGCAGCCGTGGCCTCAACGCCTTCCTCGCTGATGATCCAGGAGTGGACTCAGGCCACATGATTGCCCAGTACACCCAGGCTGGCATCGTATCTGAGCTCAAGCGTCTAGCAACGCCAGCGTCCGCCGACTCCATTCCATCATCGGCGATGCAAGAAGATCACGTTTCCATGGGCTGGGCGGCAGGGCGCAAGCTGCGCAAGTCTGTCGATGGTCTTCAGCGCGTCCTCGCTATCGAGGTGCTCACGGCTGCGCGTGCCATCGACCAGCGCAACGCGAAGCCTGCCCCAGGCACCGCCTCTGCCATCGCAGCACTGCGTGCGGTGACCCCAGGGCCAGGACCTGACCGATTCCTCGCGCCAGAAATCGAGGAAGCCGTCCAACTCGTCCAATCTGGAAA
- a CDS encoding GntR family transcriptional regulator, whose protein sequence is MALGKLGGQTRVSDRAFEALYMAIMQGDLEAGRRLQVRELAESLGTSMMPVREALNRLEEFGLVETSPYRGAVVKTFTQDELLEIYSVRTVLESEAVKAGIAHVDEQCVEALNVQLQHIRTALEAKDSAGFLDAEEALLSCVFELSGNSTLMGFIRTLWARSRYYKMVGVKDIFEKDNVALLVDEATQFVAGATAKDEQMTLDALLVSLQRAEDGIQAEFRRN, encoded by the coding sequence ATGGCTTTAGGAAAACTCGGTGGGCAAACGCGCGTGAGTGATCGCGCATTCGAAGCGCTGTACATGGCGATTATGCAGGGGGATTTAGAAGCTGGACGGCGCCTGCAAGTCCGTGAACTTGCGGAATCTTTGGGTACGTCGATGATGCCGGTGCGTGAAGCTTTGAACCGTTTGGAAGAATTCGGCCTGGTGGAGACCTCGCCGTATCGGGGTGCGGTAGTCAAGACTTTTACCCAGGATGAGCTGTTGGAGATTTACTCGGTGCGCACCGTTTTGGAATCTGAGGCCGTCAAAGCGGGTATCGCGCATGTTGATGAACAGTGCGTTGAGGCGCTAAATGTGCAGCTGCAGCACATTCGCACCGCGCTGGAGGCCAAGGACTCCGCAGGGTTTTTGGATGCGGAAGAAGCGCTGCTGAGCTGCGTGTTTGAGCTTTCGGGTAACAGTACTTTGATGGGGTTTATTCGCACTTTGTGGGCGCGTTCGCGCTATTACAAGATGGTAGGCGTCAAGGATATTTTTGAAAAAGACAATGTTGCATTGCTTGTCGATGAAGCCACGCAGTTCGTTGCCGGCGCCACCGCGAAGGATGAGCAGATGACTCTGGATGCTCTGTTGGTCTCACTTCAGCGTGCTGAGGATGGAATCCAGGCGGAATTCAGGCGGAACTAA
- a CDS encoding IclR family transcriptional regulator — translation MVSKIQVPAARNTLRILALLSSIDVPISAARIRTELDLPRSTTYHLLAELETSGFVVHLPENQTYGLGLAAYSMASAYTTQQPLVRMAQKPLVEAASLVDGSGHLARLSGSETLYLSEVRSEQAVSLITEVGVRLSAARTASGRIMLAHLPQAEAKAALSSSGLEKSWREIKERLELFRRRGWAEEIEEVSRGQRSVAVAIVDHLQRPAASLAVTYRADLADSDEAVDVAIAVLMKSAKSISKRMYGTKVDAQYESERLG, via the coding sequence ATGGTGAGCAAAATTCAGGTTCCTGCGGCGCGCAACACATTGCGCATTTTGGCATTGCTATCGAGTATTGATGTGCCGATATCTGCTGCGCGCATTCGTACGGAGTTAGATTTGCCGCGCTCCACCACCTACCATTTGCTCGCTGAGCTGGAGACTTCCGGGTTTGTGGTGCACCTTCCAGAGAATCAAACCTATGGTTTGGGGTTGGCTGCGTATTCGATGGCTTCGGCGTATACCACCCAGCAGCCTTTGGTGCGCATGGCCCAAAAGCCATTGGTGGAGGCAGCTTCGCTTGTCGATGGATCGGGGCACCTCGCGCGTTTGTCCGGCTCGGAGACTTTGTACCTGAGCGAGGTGCGCTCGGAACAGGCCGTTAGTTTGATCACCGAGGTGGGCGTGCGTTTGTCCGCGGCGCGCACCGCCTCAGGCCGGATCATGTTGGCGCATCTGCCGCAGGCGGAGGCCAAGGCGGCGCTAAGTTCTAGCGGTCTGGAGAAGTCCTGGCGTGAGATCAAGGAACGGTTGGAGCTGTTTCGGCGCCGCGGTTGGGCCGAGGAAATCGAAGAGGTCTCGCGCGGGCAACGCTCGGTTGCTGTGGCGATTGTGGATCACTTGCAGCGCCCGGCGGCGTCGCTGGCGGTGACCTACCGTGCGGATTTGGCTGATAGTGATGAGGCGGTGGATGTAGCAATCGCGGTGTTGATGAAGTCCGCCAAGTCCATCTCTAAGCGCATGTACGGCACGAAGGTCGATGCTCAGTATGAGTCGGAGCGACTAGGATAG
- the hutG gene encoding formimidoylglutamase — translation MNTETAPLYAPAPTWSGRNDGPGPEHARWHSTIRPIQQDSPAGVALLGFASDEGVERNGGRQGAAAGSAALRQALGGLAVHEPLSLFDAGTITTQGTDLEGAHAELSTRVQQLIDAGHLTIILGGGHETAFGSHLGLFNAQGPAQIINLDAHFDLRSESRPTSGTPFLQISELVGAESFDYSVLGISVPNNTTTLFATADKLGVHITVDEELAEMSVKESAQLARDLVNNSPHERIHLSIDMDVLPADQAPGVSAPAALGVSFDRIRAIAVAIASTGKLALVDVVEINPRFDQDNRTAKLGARLINDIAVAHYLTK, via the coding sequence ATGAACACTGAGACCGCTCCCCTGTACGCCCCAGCCCCCACGTGGTCTGGCCGCAATGACGGCCCCGGCCCTGAACATGCCCGCTGGCACAGCACCATTCGCCCTATTCAGCAAGATTCTCCTGCCGGAGTTGCTCTCTTAGGTTTCGCATCGGATGAAGGCGTGGAACGCAACGGCGGGCGCCAGGGCGCGGCGGCAGGCTCGGCAGCATTGCGCCAAGCGTTGGGTGGTTTGGCGGTGCATGAGCCGCTTTCGCTTTTCGATGCCGGCACAATCACCACCCAAGGCACCGACCTCGAGGGCGCACACGCCGAACTTTCAACGCGTGTGCAGCAGCTCATCGATGCCGGTCACCTCACCATCATCTTGGGCGGCGGACACGAAACCGCTTTCGGCTCCCACCTCGGGTTGTTTAATGCCCAGGGACCAGCACAAATTATCAATTTGGATGCGCACTTTGACTTACGCTCCGAATCCCGCCCGACGTCCGGAACGCCATTTCTGCAGATTTCCGAACTAGTCGGCGCTGAATCATTCGACTACTCAGTCTTGGGTATTTCCGTGCCCAACAACACCACCACGCTTTTCGCAACGGCAGATAAACTCGGCGTGCACATCACCGTCGACGAGGAGCTTGCGGAAATGAGCGTCAAAGAATCCGCGCAACTAGCACGCGACTTGGTCAACAACTCGCCGCACGAACGCATTCATCTCTCCATTGACATGGACGTTTTGCCTGCCGACCAGGCGCCGGGTGTGTCTGCTCCAGCGGCGTTGGGCGTGAGCTTTGATCGCATCCGTGCCATCGCAGTGGCTATTGCTTCAACCGGAAAGCTGGCTTTAGTTGATGTTGTGGAGATTAACCCGCGCTTTGATCAAGACAACCGCACAGCCAAGTTGGGTGCGCGGTTGATCAATGACATTGCTGTGGCCCACTACCTCACAAAATGA
- a CDS encoding YjiH family protein, with protein MTTPESVVNPSDNNSLDNQDTSIPDVKGKWRLLVYSAIGAFVFFFPMDYQGKNSIPLDHMVTIVREAIPGVVPWLILALAAFGTYRGIATKSWERGWVHGLFAVLNFVGLTVSFLHVIGQLPWVLGEDDLVPFLWNSIAIPVGLIVPIGGAFLGLLIGYGLLEFVGVFMQPIMRPLFKTPGRSAIDAVASFVGSYSLGILITDRVYQQGGYTGREAAIVATGFSTVSAAFMVIVAKSLDLMHMWTTFFFTTLVITFAVTAITVHIPPLRTIPDDYFEGSTPSPEQMVKSNRFKAAVREGLMTLDQAPSLAMSIWINFRDGLRLAGAIVPSIMSVGLIGLLMQRFTPIFEWIGYLFYPFAWLVRLPEPQQAGEAAALGIAEMFLPATAVAGSDDLVLKFVIGVVSISAIIFFSALVPCIMATRIPVSIPQMLLIWFERVALTIVIATPIAHLIL; from the coding sequence ATGACGACGCCCGAATCCGTCGTGAATCCGAGTGATAATAATTCACTTGATAATCAAGACACCTCAATCCCAGATGTCAAAGGTAAATGGCGTCTGCTTGTCTACAGCGCGATTGGCGCATTCGTATTCTTCTTTCCCATGGATTACCAGGGAAAGAACTCTATTCCCTTGGACCACATGGTCACTATTGTCAGGGAAGCAATCCCCGGCGTCGTGCCGTGGCTGATTCTAGCCCTGGCAGCGTTTGGTACTTACCGCGGTATCGCCACCAAGTCGTGGGAGCGCGGTTGGGTGCACGGCTTGTTCGCAGTACTCAATTTTGTTGGTCTCACCGTTTCCTTCCTGCACGTCATCGGCCAATTACCGTGGGTACTGGGCGAAGATGACTTGGTTCCATTCCTGTGGAACTCCATCGCTATTCCAGTGGGCCTGATTGTGCCCATCGGTGGCGCATTCTTGGGCCTGCTCATCGGCTATGGCCTGTTGGAATTCGTCGGCGTGTTCATGCAGCCGATTATGCGCCCGTTGTTCAAAACTCCTGGCCGCAGCGCGATTGACGCGGTGGCTTCCTTCGTGGGCTCGTACTCCCTGGGTATTTTGATCACGGACCGCGTCTACCAGCAAGGTGGTTACACCGGGCGGGAAGCAGCGATTGTGGCAACAGGCTTTTCCACGGTGTCCGCGGCATTCATGGTGATTGTGGCGAAGTCATTGGACTTGATGCACATGTGGACCACGTTCTTCTTCACTACCTTGGTGATTACTTTCGCGGTGACCGCGATTACCGTGCACATTCCGCCGCTGCGCACCATCCCGGATGACTACTTTGAAGGCTCGACTCCCTCGCCAGAGCAGATGGTGAAAAGCAACCGCTTTAAAGCTGCTGTACGCGAGGGCCTGATGACATTGGATCAAGCGCCGAGCCTAGCCATGTCGATTTGGATCAACTTCCGTGATGGCCTGCGGCTTGCAGGTGCGATTGTTCCATCGATCATGTCGGTTGGTCTCATCGGGCTGCTGATGCAGCGTTTCACCCCAATCTTTGAGTGGATCGGATACCTCTTTTACCCATTCGCGTGGCTGGTGCGCCTGCCAGAGCCACAGCAGGCCGGTGAAGCAGCAGCGCTGGGCATCGCGGAGATGTTCCTGCCTGCAACTGCGGTTGCCGGTAGCGATGACCTGGTGCTGAAGTTTGTTATCGGTGTGGTGTCAATCTCCGCGATTATCTTCTTTTCCGCGTTGGTGCCCTGCATCATGGCCACACGAATTCCAGTTTCTATCCCGCAGATGCTGCTCATCTGGTTTGAGCGTGTAGCGCTGACCATCGTCATCGCTACACCAATTGCTCACCTCATTTTGTGA
- a CDS encoding MFS transporter yields MKNIESTSPDAELVAEKDQPKVPREIWVLVVAAFIIALGYGLIAPLLPQFIVSFDVSMAAAGLVVSIFSVSRLVMAPGAGVLVDKLGTRAVYITGLLIVAVTTGLVAGAMEYWHIVVLRALAGIGSTMFTVSAMGLIVKMAPPTIRGKCSAIYGTSFLIGNVIGPIMGAALSFLGFRWPFLIYGIGVALAALVVWIMMPKVDKVTEATTTKPPMKLKEAWGDTAFRAALTSNFAHGWANMGVRVSVVPLFAAAMFNNGAAVAGFALAAYAFGTAVVLQVSGRMADSIGRRPLIIAGLTGTAIFVGIFGFAESAPVLIILSALAGAAGGFTNPAQQAVIADVIGNERSGGQVLSSFQMAMDLGSIGGPIIVGFLADVFGFKIAFAVCGVLSLIGVVAWIFARESLENPKPRMRRLPKK; encoded by the coding sequence ATGAAAAATATTGAATCTACCTCCCCGGATGCGGAACTGGTTGCGGAGAAGGACCAGCCGAAAGTCCCGCGCGAAATCTGGGTTCTGGTCGTCGCGGCATTTATCATTGCTTTGGGCTATGGACTGATCGCGCCGCTTTTGCCGCAGTTCATTGTTTCTTTTGATGTCTCCATGGCCGCCGCGGGCTTGGTAGTTTCAATTTTCTCGGTCTCGCGCCTGGTCATGGCGCCTGGTGCTGGTGTGCTGGTGGATAAGCTGGGTACGCGCGCGGTGTACATTACTGGCCTACTCATTGTTGCTGTGACCACCGGTTTAGTGGCCGGTGCCATGGAATATTGGCACATTGTTGTGCTGCGCGCACTGGCCGGCATTGGTTCCACCATGTTCACGGTCTCGGCCATGGGCTTGATTGTGAAGATGGCGCCGCCGACTATTCGCGGCAAGTGTTCGGCAATCTATGGCACGTCATTTCTGATTGGCAACGTCATTGGTCCAATCATGGGCGCTGCACTGTCCTTCTTGGGATTTAGGTGGCCTTTCTTGATCTATGGCATCGGTGTTGCACTCGCGGCACTCGTTGTGTGGATCATGATGCCGAAGGTGGACAAGGTCACAGAGGCGACCACCACGAAACCGCCAATGAAGCTGAAAGAAGCATGGGGAGACACAGCATTTCGTGCGGCGCTAACCTCGAACTTTGCCCATGGCTGGGCGAATATGGGCGTGCGTGTTTCTGTAGTGCCGCTGTTTGCCGCGGCAATGTTTAACAACGGTGCGGCGGTGGCTGGATTCGCACTGGCTGCTTATGCTTTTGGAACCGCCGTGGTACTGCAGGTTTCAGGACGGATGGCCGATAGTATCGGCAGGCGTCCGCTGATCATTGCAGGACTTACGGGCACGGCAATCTTCGTTGGTATCTTCGGCTTTGCGGAATCCGCGCCGGTTCTAATTATTCTCTCGGCGCTGGCGGGTGCAGCGGGTGGCTTTACCAATCCAGCGCAGCAGGCAGTAATTGCAGATGTTATTGGCAATGAGCGCTCCGGTGGTCAAGTATTATCCTCGTTCCAGATGGCGATGGACTTAGGCTCTATTGGTGGGCCGATTATTGTTGGCTTCCTGGCAGATGTTTTTGGCTTCAAGATTGCCTTCGCGGTCTGTGGCGTGCTGTCGCTTATTGGCGTTGTTGCCTGGATTTTTGCGCGTGAATCACTGGAGAATCCGAAGCCGCGGATGCGGCGTTTGCCAAAGAAATAA